A single genomic interval of Penaeus vannamei isolate JL-2024 chromosome 21, ASM4276789v1, whole genome shotgun sequence harbors:
- the LOC113820627 gene encoding uncharacterized protein — protein MEDTTSANQPSTTATPTMESAKVVAEASDLRCDVCGRDFDRRSRLEAHYKTHTGERPFSCPFCGKSFASKGNCNTHMRVHTRERPYQCPHCDKKFSQHGQLVIHIRRHTGEKPYVCPHCSKGFTCSKVLKIHVRTHTGEKPFQCEYCHKGFAAYANLVVHRRIHTRERPYACHLCGRAFEHSGNLSRHVRVHRVDGGLRCIPCGQVFSCEQDLVAHTAHHHPHEHAREDEADADGPSPPAPSTINLQDLEQFQPPHGYQPPECEPQLTLLTPLAPSPPAETPLPQPSEAEDAPGEARGCITLSDSEDSGRESGGSTGYATSPDQAFERPPPETSLKAEAPEAPPPDAKPSAGLISTTTHRDGVRETLATSLPSAMPAPTPHIRMPPKKQQYPGGGRTPLSVLRAALSTQRPNPSVAQASAAQTSPLAAQPASSMAPPPPLSAASPPISSLAPPPLPMAPPPTSTMAPPPPSSLGPPLAARLVPPTVAVPPDGPFPPEPSGQNSPHLNIHQLSLGHQTSAAGHATPVGLGAAPFARLCPPEAETHGGEASAAERLSPLYRSSPRPPSPADADANPLDLSRPPGPPGGGGADASPLNLSQRLAGAHPGGAESCLVGYGGQAAHLLTPAPPLPSHLLTAPLPAPASSRSNILRRKSADVAHADPKKNKSRKVAPPPLIPIRSPEEAPAPAPSSRPPEALAHHHPSSMPAPPPSSSACHPYRAHIPSTPTSAPSTLVSYAPALSTTSKTSPALPSSLSPPLSAPTPHAPAMPSRLQLPIPSPRSKLEEPEPDVIVESDLPKDKFLSCSKPNLSCIFPDSSGGGGGGGGGAPSPLESMRENIQRSLLSLLPGEHEAASFKRKVETALVVLVGEAPMKQLGYPEKTAEQVLITILDMAGKGPCADVRVDELQRLKVNMRKFLEYGFPSRTSWEELGWSGRSIDSIMDNIISWISQRQNSGMKGGGGGGGGGGGTAPGGGGGGGSGESEDFKHSGTALKAS, from the exons GTGGTGGCCGAGGCGAGCGACCTCCGCTGCGACGTGTGCGGCCGCGACTTCGACCGCCGCTCGAGATTGGAGGCCCATTACAAGACGCACACGGGCGAAAGGCCTTTCTCCTGTCCGTTTTGCGGCAAGAGTTTCGCCTCCAAAGGAAACtgcaacacacacatgcgcgtgcaCACCCGCGAGCGCCCGTACCAGTGTCCGCACTGCGACAAGAAGTTCTCGCAGCACGGCCAGCTCGTGATCCACATCCGGCGCCACACGGGGGAGAAGCCCTACGTGTGCCCGCACTGCAGCAAGGGCTTCACCTGCTCCAAGGTGCTCAAGATCCACGTGCGGACGCACACCGGCGAGAAGCCCTTCCAGTGCGAGTACTGCCACAAGGGCTTCGCCGCCTACGCCAACCTGGTGGTGCACCGCAGGATCCACACCCGCGAGCGCCCCTACGCCTGCCACCTGTGCGGCCGCGCCTTCGAGCACTCGGGCAACCTCAGCCGCCACGTGCGCGTGCACAGGGTGGACGGCGGCCTGCGCTGCATCCCCTGCGGACAGGTGTTCTCGTGCGAGCAGGACCTGGTGGCGCACACGGCGCACCACCACCCGCACGAGCACGCGCGTGAGGACGAGGCCGACGCCGACGGCCCTtcgccgcccgcgccctccaCCATCAACCTGCAGGACCTGGAGCAGTTCCAGCCGCCGCACGGCTACCAGCCGCCCGAGTGCGAGCCGCAGCTCACCCTCCTGACGCCCTTggcgccctcgccgcccgccgaGACGCCCCTCCCGCAGCCGTCGGAGGCGGAGGACGCGCCGGGCGAGGCCAGGGGCTGCATCACGCTCAGCGACTCGGAGGACTCGGGGCGCGAGTCGGGCGGCAGCACGGGCTACGCCACGTCGCCCGACCAGGCCTTCGAGCGCCCGCCGCCGGAGACGAGCCTGAAGGCGGAGGCGCCGGAGGCACCGCCGCCGGACGCCAAGCCCTCCGCCGGCCTCATCTCCACCACCACGCACCGCGACGGCGTCAGGGAGACGCTGGCCACCTCGCTGCCCAGCGCCATGCCCGCGCCCACGCCGCACATCAGGATGCCGCCCAAGAAGCAGCAGTACCCGGGCGGGGGCCGCACGCCCCTCAGCGTGCTGCGGGCGGCCCTCTCCACACAGCGCCCCAACCCCTCCGTTGCTCAAGCGTCCGCCGCCCAAACCTCGCCTCTCGCGGCGCAGCCTGCGTCGTCGatggcgccgccgccgcccctgtCTGCCGcgtctccccccatctcctcgcTGGCGCCCCCGCCCCTGCCCATGGCGCCGCCGCCCACCTCGACCATGGCGccgccgcccccctcctccctggggCCCCCCCTCGCGGCCCGCCTGGTGCCCCCCACGGTGGCGGTGCCCCCCGACGGCCCCTTCCCGCCCGAGCCCAGCGGCCAGAACTCGCCCCACCTCAACATCCACCAGCTGTCCCTCGGCCACCAGACCTCGGCCGCGGGGCACGCCACGCCCGTCGGCCTCGGCGCGGCGCCCTTCGCCCGCCTGTGCCCCCCCGAGGCCGAGACGCACGGCGGGGAGGCCTCGGCGGCGGAGCGCCTCTCGCCCCTCTACCGCTCGTCGCCGCGGCCGCCGTCGCCCGCCGACGCCGACGCCAACCCCCTGGACCTGTCCcgcccccccggcccccccggcggcggcggggcggacGCGTCGCCGCTGAACCTGTCGCAGCGCCTCGCCGGCGCGCACCCTGGCGGCGCTGAGTCATGCCTCGTCGGCTACGGCGGCCAGGCGGCCCACCTGCTGACGCCGGCGCCGCCACTCCCCAGCCACCTCCTGACGGCGCCGCTGCCCGCGCCGGCGTCCTCTCGCTCCAACATCCTGCGGAGGAAGTCGGCCGACGTCGCGCACGCCGACCCCAAGAAGAACAAGTCCCGGAAGGTGGCGCCGCCGCCCCTCATCCCCATCCGCAGCCCCGAGGAGGCTCCCgcgcccgccccttcctcccgcccgccGGAAGCGCTcgcccaccaccacccttcctccatgCCCgcgccgcccccctcctcctccgcctgccaCCCCTACCGCGCCCACATTCCCTCGACGCCCACGTCCGCGCCCTCCACGCTGGTCTCGTACGCGCCcgccctctccaccacctccaagaCCTCGCCCGCGCTGCCCTCGAGCCTGTCGCCCCCGCTGTCCgcgcccacgccccacgcccccgCGATGCCCTCGAGGCTGCAGCTGCCCATCCCGTCGCCGCGCTCCAAGCTCGAGGAGCCCGAGCCCGACGTCATCGTGGAGTCCGACCTGCCCAAGGACAAGTTCCTCTCGTGCTCGAAGCCGAACCTCTCGTGCATCTTCCCCGActcgagcggcggcggcggcggggggggcgggggcgcgcCCTCGCCCCTCGAGAGCATGAGGGAGAACATCCAGAGGTCGCTCCTCTCGCTCCTGCCCGGCGAGCACGAGGCCGCCTCCTTcaagaggaaggtggagacggCGCTGGTGGTGCTCGTCGGCGAGGCGCCCATGAAGCAGCTTGGATACCCCGAGAAGACGGCCGAGCAG gtTCTGATCACCATCCTGGACATGGCTGGCAAAGGCCCCTGCGCAGACGTGAGGGTGGACGAACTACAGCGTCTGAAGGTCAACATGAGAAAGTTCCTCGAGTACGGCTTCCCCTCGAGGACGAGCTGGGAGGAGCTCGGCTGGAGCGGCAGGTCCATCGACAGCATCATGGACAACATCATCTCGTGGATCTCACAGAGACAGAACTCAGGAATGAAGG gaggaggaggaggaggaggaggaggaggaggaacagcaccaggaggaggaggaggaggaggaagtggggaaagtgAAGACTTCAAACACTCCGGCACTGCCCTCAAGGCGTCATAG